A single region of the Manihot esculenta cultivar AM560-2 chromosome 12, M.esculenta_v8, whole genome shotgun sequence genome encodes:
- the LOC110627826 gene encoding probable terpene synthase 9, producing MELVLSPLSPVNLPDKNFLFPSWNPTRNTERRNTTPYSSRFPSSFSISSKSNNVLQVNKQRRSADYHPSIWDRKAIESLNTPFTYDSHGTRLEELKREVRSLAASTKDPFAQLKLMESMQRLGVSYHFQEEIRETLNLLVSEIDSKSADLYTTSLHFRLLREHAFPVSSDVFDKFRDNNGKFKENLVGDVQGLLSLYNASYLGIDGEEALEEAKSFSIKHLKLWLRNLKGNNAILASHVQQALDVPLHWRMPRIEARNFIDIYQTNQAKNLALLELAKLDYNLVQSVYQTELKELAKWWTSLGFKEKLQFSRDRLMENYLWAMGMIYEPTFSKCRIGLTKFVCILSAIDDMYDIYGSLDELQLFTHAVNRWDTKSMEELPEYMKLCYFAMLNFGNELAYDVLKEEGLDVLSNIKDEWIKLCGAYLVEADWFAKRHIPTLEEYIENAWISVGGHEAIVHASILLGQTSSSNSLDCLKHRFKLIYWSSLITRLSDDLGTFTEESKRGDVAKSIQCYMIEKEKSEEEAKVHIKSLISNAWKELNKESMKSSISNSVIKLSLNMARTAQFIFQHGDGIGTSKKVTRDRLISLIVQPVR from the exons ATGGAGCTAGTTCTGTCTCCCTTATCTCCTGTCAATCTCCCTGATAAGAATTTCCTGTTTCCATCTTGGAATCCGACAAGAAATACAGAAAGGAGAAATACAACACCATATTCCTCCAGATTTCCTAGTTCCTTCTCAATTTCTTCCAAATCCAATAACGTTTTGCAAGTTAATAAGCAAAGACGATCTGCAGATTATCATCCAAGCATTTGGGACCGCAAAGCCATCGAGTCCTTAAACACTCCCTTTACA TATGATAGTCATGGCACTCGGCTGGAGGAGTTGAAGCGTGAGGTTAGAAGCTTAGCAGCTTCCACTAAAGACCCCTTTGCTCAACTGAAGTTGATGGAGTCAATGCAGCGACTGGGAGTTTCTTACCATTTCCAAGAAGAGATAAGAGAGACCTTGAATCTTCTTGTTTCTGAAATAGATTCTAAAAGTGCAGATCTTTACACAACGTCTTTGCATTTTAGGCTTCTGCGGGAACATGCTTTCCCAGTCTCCTCAG ATGTGTTCGACAAGTTCAGAGACAACAATGGAAAGTTCAAGGAAAATTTAGTTGGAGATGTGCAAGGCCTTTTGAGTTTGTACAATGCTTCATACCTTGGAATTGATGGAGAAGAAGCTTTAGAAGAAGCCAAAAGCTTTAGTATTAAGCATCTCAAGTTATGGTTGAGGAATTTAAAGGGCAATAATGCTATTCTAGCAAGCCACGTGCAGCAAGCATTGGATGTTCCTCTCCATTGGAGGATGCCTAGGATTGAAGCTCGCAATTTCATTGATATCTACCAAACCAATCAAGCAAAAAATTTGGCTTTGTTAGAGCTAGCAAAGTTGGATTATAATCTAGTGCAGTCGGTGTATCAAACGGAGCTAAAAGAGCTTGCAAA ATGGTGGACTTCATTGGGATTCAAGGAGAAGCTTCAGTTTTCAAGAGATCGATTAATGGAGAATTATTTATGGGCCATGGGGATGATATATGAGCCTACGTTCTCCAAATGTAGGATTGGCCTCACAAAATTCGTATGCATTTTAAGTGCAATTGATGATATGTATGATATATATGGATCGTTAGATGAGCTTCAACTCTTTACTCATGCTGTAAATAG ATGGGACACTAAGAGCATGGAGGAACTTCCAGAGTACATGAAGCTATGCTATTTTGCTATGCTTAATTTTGGTAATGAATTGGCTTATGATGTCCTAAAAGAAGAAGGTTTGGATGTTCTATCTAATATTAAGGATGAG TGGATAAAACTCTGCGGAGCATACTTAGTAGAAGCAGACTGGTTTGCCAAAAGACACATACCAACTTTAGAAGAGTACATAGAAAATGCATGGATCTCTGTAGGAGGTCATGAGGCTATTGTCCATGCTTCCATTTTGCTGGGGCAGACGTCATCCAGTAATTCATTGGATTGTTTGAAGCATAGATTCAAGCTAATCTATTGGTCATCACTCATCACTCGACTCAGTGATGATTTGGGAACTTTCACA GAAGAGAGCAAGAGAGGTGATGTGGCAAAATCCATCCAGTGCTACatgattgaaaaagaaaaatctgaagaagaagcaaaagtaCATATAAAGAGTTTGATAAGTAATGCTTGGAAGGAACTGAACAAAGAGAGTATGAAGTCTTCCATTTCAAATTCCGTTATAAAACTCTCATTAAATATGGCTCGAACTGCTCAATTCATATTTCAACATGGAGATGGCATCGGCACATCAAAAAAAGTGACTAGAGATCGCTTAATCTCTTTAATCGTTCAGCCCGTtcgataa